Proteins encoded in a region of the Pelmatolapia mariae isolate MD_Pm_ZW linkage group LG6, Pm_UMD_F_2, whole genome shotgun sequence genome:
- the sumo2a gene encoding small ubiquitin like modifier 2a encodes MADGKAKEGVKTENNEHINLKVAGQDGSVVQFKIKRHTPLSKLMKAYCERQGLSMRQIRFRFDGQPINETDTPSQLEMEDEDTIDVFQQQTGGSPL; translated from the exons ATGGCAGATGGAAAGGCCAAG gAGGGAGTAAAGACGGAGAACAACGAGCACATCAACCTGAAGGTGGCAGGACAGGATGGCTCAGTGGTGCAGTTTAAGATCAAAAGGCACACTCCTCTCAGCAAACTGATGAAAGCTTATTGTGAACGGCAG GGGCTGTCAATGAGGCAAATACGATTTCGATTTGACGGTCAGCCCATCAATGAAACAGACACACCTTCTCAG ctaGAAATGGAGGATGAAGATACAATCGACGTGTTCCAACAGCAAACTGGAggctctcctctttaa